In Salinibacterium sp. ZJ70, one DNA window encodes the following:
- a CDS encoding long-chain fatty acid--CoA ligase, translating to MNEIYVPPVVPAEPDANTTDLLLNRLAETPDAPLFATPTADGGWQDVTTREFHSQVIALAKGLIAAGIQPGEKIGFICRTRYEWTLVDFATWFAGAVLVPVYETSAPSQIAHILNDAGATAIIIENADQLSRFEEIAAEVPAVTKVWKLHEDDIANLSASGAGVSDDEVETRRSAPKGSDLATLIYTSGSTGKPKGCILTHSNFVELSRNAAVAMKDVVAPGSSTLLFVTTAHVFARFISILSVHAGVKVGHQADTKQLLPSLGSFKPTFLLAVPRVFEKVYNSAQQKAAAGGKEKIFNKAADVAIAYSKALDTGKVPLGLKLQFALFDKLVLSKLKAAMGGNVRYAVSGSAPLGLRLGHFFRSLDLKVLEGYGLTETTAPATVNLVQKFKIGTVGAPLPGVGVKIADDGEVLVKGIDVFAGYWNNPEATAEVFSGDWFHTGDIGSLDDEGYLTITGRKKEILVTAGGKNVAPAALEDPVRANPVVGQIVVVGDQRPFISALITLDSEMLPVWLNNNDEDGSMSLEEAAVHPKIVAEVQRAIDAANARVSRAESIRKFKILPIEFTEASGHLTPKMSIKRSVIVTDFAAEIEALYSGSPATEGISVQG from the coding sequence GTGAACGAGATATATGTCCCGCCCGTCGTCCCAGCCGAGCCCGACGCGAACACCACCGATCTGCTGCTCAATCGTCTCGCCGAGACGCCGGATGCGCCCCTCTTCGCCACGCCCACCGCCGACGGCGGCTGGCAGGACGTGACGACGCGCGAATTCCACAGCCAGGTCATCGCACTCGCCAAGGGCCTCATCGCCGCAGGCATCCAGCCCGGCGAGAAGATCGGCTTCATCTGCCGCACGCGCTACGAGTGGACCCTCGTCGACTTCGCCACCTGGTTCGCCGGTGCGGTGCTCGTGCCCGTCTACGAGACCTCTGCACCCTCTCAGATCGCCCACATCCTCAATGACGCGGGTGCCACGGCGATCATCATCGAGAACGCCGACCAGCTCTCCCGCTTCGAGGAGATCGCCGCTGAGGTTCCCGCGGTCACGAAGGTGTGGAAGCTCCACGAGGACGACATCGCGAACCTGTCCGCGAGCGGTGCCGGCGTCTCCGACGATGAGGTCGAGACGCGTCGCAGCGCCCCCAAGGGCTCCGACCTCGCCACTCTCATCTACACGTCGGGCTCGACCGGCAAGCCCAAGGGCTGCATCCTCACGCACTCCAACTTCGTGGAGCTGTCGCGCAACGCGGCAGTCGCGATGAAGGACGTAGTAGCACCCGGCTCATCGACGCTCCTGTTCGTGACGACCGCGCACGTGTTCGCGCGCTTCATCTCGATCCTGTCCGTGCACGCGGGTGTGAAGGTCGGCCACCAGGCCGACACCAAGCAGCTCCTCCCCTCGCTCGGCAGCTTCAAGCCGACCTTCCTCCTCGCGGTGCCGCGTGTGTTCGAGAAGGTCTACAACTCCGCCCAGCAGAAGGCCGCTGCCGGCGGCAAGGAGAAGATCTTCAACAAGGCCGCCGACGTGGCGATCGCGTACTCGAAGGCTCTCGACACGGGCAAGGTTCCGCTCGGGCTCAAGCTGCAGTTCGCGCTCTTCGACAAGCTCGTGCTGAGCAAGCTGAAGGCGGCGATGGGCGGCAACGTGCGCTATGCGGTGTCGGGCTCCGCTCCGCTGGGTCTGCGCCTCGGACACTTCTTCCGCAGCCTCGACCTCAAGGTCCTCGAAGGCTACGGCCTCACCGAGACCACGGCGCCCGCGACGGTCAACCTCGTGCAGAAGTTCAAGATCGGCACGGTCGGCGCGCCGCTTCCGGGTGTGGGCGTGAAGATCGCCGACGACGGCGAAGTGCTCGTCAAGGGCATCGATGTCTTCGCGGGCTACTGGAACAACCCTGAGGCCACCGCTGAGGTCTTCTCGGGCGACTGGTTCCACACGGGCGACATCGGATCGCTCGACGACGAGGGCTACCTCACGATCACCGGCCGCAAGAAGGAGATCCTCGTCACCGCGGGCGGCAAGAACGTGGCACCCGCGGCGCTCGAGGACCCGGTTCGCGCGAACCCCGTCGTCGGTCAGATCGTCGTCGTGGGCGACCAGCGGCCGTTCATCTCGGCGCTCATCACGCTCGACTCCGAGATGCTCCCCGTGTGGCTGAACAACAACGACGAAGACGGCAGCATGAGCCTCGAGGAGGCCGCCGTGCACCCGAAGATCGTCGCCGAGGTGCAGCGCGCCATCGACGCCGCGAACGCTCGCGTCTCGCGCGCCGAGTCGATCCGCAAGTTCAAGATCCTGCCCATCGAGTTCACCGAGGCCAGCGGCCACCTCACGCCCAAGATGTCGATCAAGCGCAGCGTCATCGTGACGGACTTCGCCGCCGAGATCGAGGCGCTCTACTCGGGCTCCCCCGCAACCGAGGGCATCTCGGTGCAGGGCTGA
- a CDS encoding peptide deformylase: protein MTERQIRLFGDPVLRSKTDPITDPGDARVRALAEDLVDTVRLPGRAGVAATQIGVGLRAFSVNIEGDIAYVLNPVLEVAGEPSLVDEGCLSVPGFYFPRMRHPWARVTGVDVDGNEVVLEGEGLMAQALQHECDHLDGKLYIEGLEPETKREAMRAVRQADWFKV from the coding sequence ATGACCGAGCGCCAGATCCGTCTCTTCGGAGACCCCGTCCTCCGTTCGAAGACCGACCCGATCACCGACCCCGGCGACGCGCGTGTGCGCGCTCTCGCCGAGGACCTCGTCGACACCGTCCGTCTTCCCGGCCGAGCCGGCGTCGCGGCGACCCAGATCGGCGTGGGGCTCCGGGCCTTCAGCGTCAACATCGAAGGCGACATCGCCTACGTGCTGAACCCGGTGCTGGAGGTAGCGGGGGAGCCGTCGCTCGTCGATGAGGGATGCCTCTCGGTGCCGGGCTTCTATTTCCCGCGCATGCGCCACCCGTGGGCGCGTGTGACGGGCGTCGACGTCGACGGCAACGAGGTGGTGCTCGAGGGCGAGGGTCTCATGGCTCAGGCGCTTCAGCATGAGTGCGACCATCTCGACGGCAAGCTGTACATCGAAGGCCTCGAGCCGGAGACCAAGCGCGAGGCGATGCGCGCCGTGCGCCAGGCGGACTGGTTCAAGGTCTGA